A single Cryptomeria japonica unplaced genomic scaffold, Sugi_1.0 HiC_scaffold_29, whole genome shotgun sequence DNA region contains:
- the LOC131063946 gene encoding receptor-like protein 36 — translation MAIPLRKLTGIVFLLFFCPPLSQPLMSSRCPSHESQALLLFKAALNDSNGYLSSWVNGTDCCTSWYGISCDDNTNHVVSVSLGIYQVTPGTTIPTCLANLSYLHSLDLYGHSFTGTIPTFLCLLTRLTVLDLSDNYLNGSIPSCLGNLASLSDLSLGNNQLSGRIPASLGSLSLLRELRLYNNQLSGTIPPSFAHLSSLTELSAYGNRFNETVSSLSLPPYLRTLYLSLHHYQSISETFFHNLTRLSSLYLSDCVLNISTTWIPPFDLSDLLLVSCMIDGEFPPWISTQISLERLVITNASLVGVIPSWLWETSPQLNYLDLSGNKLSGCIPSMWPSYMSILLLNDNLFSGNIHPNLGKLSNLNMLNLANNNITGVIPVSLSNCSHLKMLNLANNKITGVIPVSLSNSSFLIVLNLGNNSLEGSLPYEFSKLSELYSLVVHSNNLNGSFPSSIANCSKLQVLDIGNNLFEGQIPTLIGNISELKVLIMKENKFTGSIPLEIGQLKHLQILLLSSNHISGSIPHTIVFSQAMANESQNGFVLSTYISGPVYQDGLDMILKGTYQHYQYILSTLTSIDLSSNELEGKVPSNFGDLKGLRLLNLSMNNLNGTIPKSFGEMHQLDSLDLSRNHFSGQIPTELDSLSFLGSLDLSNNHLSGSIPQGKHMIGFGESSYSGNPNLWGCPLPRNCSWRQFVPSPPPIYINKIKKSTKYPWYAISLGLSFGMAFGGIISLIVIKISWRNEYFNKVDAILKFLFPWMKNLTL, via the coding sequence ATGGCCATCCCTTTACGCAAATTGACTGGTAttgtttttcttctcttcttctgccCTCCTCTTTCCCAGCCATTAATGTCCAGCAGATGTCCTTCCCACGAATCCCAAGCTCTGCTCCTCTTCAAAGCTGCCTTGAATGACTCCAATGGCTATCTGAGTTCGTGGGTAAATGGAACAGACTGCTGCACCTCCTGGTATGGCATTTCCTGCGACGATAACACCAACCACGTTGTCTCTGTCTCTCTTGGTATCTATCAAGTAACACCAGGTACTACCATTCCTACCTGTTTGGCAAATCTCTCTTATCTTCACTCTTTAGATTTATATGGTCATAGCTTTACTGGGACGATTCCCACTTTCCTTTGTCTGCTCACCCGCCTTACAGTTCTTGATCTTTCAGACAATTACTTGAATGGAAGCATACCTTCCTGCCTTGGCAATCTTGCTTCTTTAAGTGACCTTTCCCTAGGTAACAACCAACTTAGTGGAAGAATACCGGCTTCTCTTGGGAGTCTCTCTTTGTTGAGGGAGTTAAGGCTTTATAACAACCAACTGAGCGGGACCATTCCCCCTTCATTTGCTCACCTTTCCTCACTCACTGAATTGTCTGCTTATGGCAATCGTTTCAATGAAACCGTCTCTTCTTTGTCACTTCCACCTTATTTACGTACTCTATATCTGTCATTACACCATTACCAGTCGATTTCAGAAACTTTCTTTCACAACCTCACAAGATTAAGTTCTTTGTATTTATCTGATTGTGTCCTAAATATTAGCACAACTTGGATTCCACCCTTTGATTTATCTGATCTACTTTTAGTGTCATGTATGATTGACGGTGAATTTCCACCTTGGATTTCAACACAAATTTCACTTGAACGGTTGGTTATAACTAATGCCAGTCTTGTGGGCGTAATTCCCTCTTGGCTATGGGAAACCAGTCCTCAGTTAAATTATCTAGATCTTTCAGGAAATAAATTGAGTGGGTGCATCCCATCAATGTGGCCTTCTTATATGAGTATACTGCTGCTCAATGACAATTTGTTCAGTGGCAATATTCATCCAAACCTGGGCAAGTTATCTAATCTCAACATGTTAAATCTTGCAAACAACAACATAACAGGAGTGATCCCTGTCAGTTTGTCCAATTGTTCTCATCTCAAAATGTTAAATCTTGCAAACAACAAGATAACAGGAGTGATCCCTGTCAGCTTGTCCAATAGCTCTTTCCTTATTGTCCTGAATTTGGGAAATAATAGTTTGGAGGGAAGCTTACCATATGAGTTTAGTAAGCTGAGTGAATTATATTCATTAGTTGTTCACAGTAATAATCTGAATGGATCATTCCCTTCTTCAATAGCAAATTGTTCAAAACTACAGGTTCTTGATATTGGAAACAATTTGTTTGAAGGCCAAATACCAACATTAATTGGAAATATCTCAGAGCTAAAAGTATTGATAATGAAGGAGAACAAATTTACAGGCAGTATTCCTTTAGAGATAGGTCAATTAAAGCACCTCCAGATCTTGCTCCTTTCTTCCAATCATATCTCAGGTTCAATTCCGCACACAATTGTATTCTCGCAAGCAATGGCAAATGAAAGTCAAAATGGTTTTGTATTATCCACTTATATTAGTGGGCCAGTATATCAAGATGGATTGGATATGATTTTAAAAGGTACATATCAGCACTACCAATATATTCTTTCCACACTCACATCCATAGATCTCTCAAGCAATGAATTGGAGGGAAAAGTTCCTTCTAATTTTGGGGATTTGAAGGGGCTAAGGCTTCTAAACCTTTCAATGAACAACTTGAATGGGACCATTCCAAAAAGTTTTGGAGAAATGCATCAATTGGATTCCTTAGACCTTTCAAGAAATCATTTTTCAGGACAAATCCCTACAGAGCTTGATTCTCTAAGCTTTTTGGGTTCActggatctatcaaacaaccacCTTTCAGGAAGCATACCACAAGGAAAACATATGATTGGCTTTGGAGAATCCTCTTATTCAGGGAATCCTAATTTATGGGGGTGTCCCCTACCCAGAAATTGTTCTTGGCGACAGTTTGTTCCTTCTCCTCCTCCAATTTacattaataaaataaagaaaagcaCTAAATATCCATGGTATGCGATAtcattgggattgtcctttggaatgGCTTTTGGGGGGATAATATCATTGATCGTGATAAAAATCAGTTGGAGAAATGAATACTTTAACAAAGTTGATGCAATCCTAAAGTTCTTATTTCCCTGGATGAAGAATTTGAcattgtga